The genomic region CGGAcacagggcaggagctctgggtctGCGAGGGCTGTCTGGGAGTGAATGAGAGTGACCTGGGGGCAAAGAACCACAGGGCAGAGAGAAACCACTGAGTCTCCCGCTCACAGAGAGGACTGAAAACACAGCAGCGCTTCTCCCGCACCTCCTCCCAGCTTCCAGTTTACAGGTGAGGAATCTGAGGCCCCAGCGAAGCAAGTGGCCCATTGGCAGACCAGTtataagacagtaaagaatccgcctgctatgcaggagacccaggttcaatctctgggtcaggaaggtcccctggagaagggaatggctatccagtccagtattcttgcctggagaatcccatggacagaagagcctggcgggctacattccatagggtcgcacagagttggacactactgaacaactaacacattcactttcagaCCAGTTAATGGTGAGTTGGGCTGGAACCCATATCTCCCAGACTGGAATTCTTTCAGATGTGCCAATGCTTCTTGACACATACCTCACTGAGGGCCATATGGAAAATGATTTTCAAGCATCCTTGGGCACTTACACAATCTCTATGTAAGCCATCAACACTCTGTAAATCAGGCTGACATTTACACTAAAGCTGGTTCTAAAACTGGTGCTTCCAGACATGTCTATTTGCTGCCTGGGTCAGTGCAGTGAAGTGGAAGGCAGCTTGTAGAGATGTTCAGAGCTTGGGCTTTGAAATCAGACTGGCTGGGTTGAAATCCCATCTCAGATATCCACTCAGACACCTCCCAAAAACTTCGTAAGGTGGACAGTCCCACTCAGAGGGATTTTGTAATGATGAAATGACAAATGAAGTAGAAAGCGCATAGCTCAGCACATGTacgtgtgtactcagtcatgtctctttgggtccccatggactgtagcccaccaggctcctctgtccaggggatttcccagacaagaatactggagcaggttctCATTTCCGCCTcaaaaggatcttcctgacccaagactgaaccctcatctcctgcattggcaagtgggttgtttactgctgagccacctgggaagccccaactcaGCACATACTGACTCCTTAACAAAGGGTGACTACTATTACTCTTACCTGTCTACTAATTATAAACACATAAGAATTATACTGAGTTATTTACTACTTCAGACCAGTCTGTACCCCATAAATCAAAATTAATCAACTTCTACCTCAGTCACTCATAATAATTTCCAATAAATCATCAGAGAATAGCCATATAATTAAATGAGCCTATATTGATCTTACTTTTCAAAACCAACCTGCCTTTCCCTAGGGAAAAAGAACCAGCCATAGGCTCCATGTGGCTCCCAGAAGCTGATCTGGCATCAGCTACAGGCAAGCTCTCGCCTCACGAATCCATAATCACTGATCATCATTCAgccctcggagaaggcaatggcaacccactccagtactcttgcctggaaaatcccatggacggaggagcctggtaggctgcagtccccggggtcgagaagagttggacacgactgagcgacttcactttcacttttcactttcatgcattggagaaggaaaagcaacccactccagtgtccttgcctggagaatcccagggacagcagagcctggtggactgccatctatggggtcgcacagagtcggacacgactgaagcgacttagcggcggcagcagcagcactcAGCCCTACGCTGAGCCTTTAGAGCCTGCTCCTTTTCTCTCCAAGATGCCACAAGTTCTCTATCCCTCCATAAACAGGAGCAGAGCCACCCTCTCACAGGCAGGAAAGAGTGCTGGCCAGTCCTTCAGCAGGGGCTGTGAGGGGTGCACTGCAGGGTCCCCCTATCTGTCCAGGAAGAAGACTACTGTCTCTTAtccagaaaaagtgaaagtgttagtcgctcagtcacgtctcactcttttgcaaccctgtggactggagcccctGTCTgtaggcttctccaggcaagaatactggagtgggttgctgtttcctcctccaggggatcttcctgacccagcaatcaaattcaggtctgctgcattgtaggCGCATTCTTTACCGTCCAAGGAAACTCGTCTCTTACCCAGACAAGACACCAATGAGGATATCTTTGACCAAGCTGGTTGTCAGCAAAAAGAGGTATTCAAAGTTTCTATCACAAAGGAGAAATTGCTGCAGGGGACACGGGAGTTAACCTTTTGTAATATTCCCCTCCTGGGCTTGATCCTCCAGGTTGGCCTAGAGAGCAGAACCCCTCACTGAACAATAGCACACCCTAGCTTTCCAGGAAGAATTCCCAGCAGAATGGGACTTGAGCGGGGCCCAGTACAGAGAGCAGGAGATGGGAAACACACGCTCCCACTTTATGTTAATGGGACTCCCTTCCCCGGCCCTGAGCAAATTCTGATGTTCATTAGACAAAAAAAGAAGCCCACTTTGGGGAGTTCAAAGACAAGGTCACTGGCCCACCTCTTTCTCGGGGTATTCCGTTTTAATCTCTGCGGCCATCTCCACTCCTGCAGAGCCTCCTCCCACCACCACAATGGACTGTGAGCGCTGGACCTGGAGAAGCAGGAAATGTAAGCACACCCTCAAGTCCACCCCACCTCTGGGTCCAGACTAGGAAGTGGATACCTTGACCAAGGAAGCATAGAGAACCCTTTCCAAGTTCAGGGTCCAAATATGCTTCCTGGGGGTCAGGCTTTTGCTGGGTGTCTCCCTGCATTTCTTACTAAGCTCTCACTAGCTGCCCACCTTGCAGATGAGCGGATCTGTCTGAGATCATAGGCTAGGTTCTTAACTTCAAGTCTAACGTCTGCTCATGACTATGTGAGAAGTTCCCCAGGCCTCTCAGTGGCTTTGCAGAGAGGGAAAGGCCTGACCTCGGTCACATGGCTGCATGACCTTCTCCGGGTCCCCATGCCTCATCTATTCAACGGGGACAGACCCATTCCACCCACCTCTCAGGATCCCCGTGAGAACCAAGAGCATGTATCCAAGCCCGCTCTGTAAAACACGTGCCCTGTACAAACAGGAGCCAACAGCTACATGAGCAGGTCTAGATGCCCATGTCCAGACTTCATGACAGGTCCAAAGGTCTTCTCCCAGGAGCCTCTTTCTGGTAACTCTGCATCTCTACAGTGCCTCTGCAGCCCCAGACACCTCCTGGGGGCTCCCTGCTGCAGCCCCAGGTGTCCCACAGCTGTTTCAGTCTCCAGGGCCCTCCCGGCTCTGTCCTCAATCCCCACCCCTGACAGTGGGCAGCTCACCTGCATCACCATGTTCTCATAGGCCTGGATGGCCATCTGCTGGCTGGAAACCTGGTTAAACTTGCCCGGGAAGAGCCCAGTGCTGCCCGTGGCCAGGATGAGATGTGAAAAGGGTAGGGCCTGGGAGgagcaaggaaaaaaaaggtgAGGGTAGAGCCTGGGCTTTGGTATCCAATTCCAGGCTCCACCAGGCAAAAAACTATTTCTGGGGAATAAGCAGGATTCTAGCTTCCAATGTGGAGTTAGTCTAGAATCTCcctattactatcattattttagaAGAAACTTCCCCCATCCTggccaaaagaagagaaaaaaaaaaaaaaagagggaaggaaatcctgtttggaatgtaaatattgggctggccaaaaagttcattcattcaggtttttccataagatcttatGGATATAAAATTGACAAAGGCAGAGCTGCTCTGATGGGAGGGAGACTGGAGGGTCTGTATCCCACtcagccccccactcccccatGGAGGCCTGATATGCCCTCAGGGACCCAAAACCACAGGATAAGGAGGTTCTCTATCACCATGCCAAGCAGAGGTTCTATAGTCTTAAAATTGATTCAAGGAGGACTGATTCACAAGAAACCACACACTCACTAAAGACAGGAATTGGAGCCCCTTTGTCCAACCCCcacttagctttgactagagcaGAGGGCCAGGCTGGAGGGGACCCTCCAGCGGGTGGGCAGGTGGCAGCTCACTGACAGATTTCTGGTCCCTTGGGGATCCACCAGGCCCTGAACTTACGCCATGCTGAGGAGCCCAAACTCCAGGAGGAAAACCtctgcacccctcccccactAGGTGATGTGGGATCATGGCACCTACCCTTTGATTCCAGACAGCGAGGGGGCCTCTGGGCTGGGCCAAAAAAACTGCCTGGGTCCACATGCTGGTGGAGTCTTTCCAGCTGTGGGGTCTCGGGCAAGCCTCTTAAGCTCGGGGTACGCTGAGACTACTCCACCTCCCTCGCAGGGTCACGGTGGGCATTAAAGGAGAACACATGAGACTTgagacagtgcctggcatacagggAGGGCTCCAAAAATGTCTGCGCCACTCTTCTATGGCCGCAGGGGTCTGGCCTCGGCTCAGGAGGCATCTGCTATCTTCCAGGCACAGGGCAGGGATGGGGGCGCCTCCTCCCTGAGGAGATCAGCCCAGGTATCCTCCCACGAGCAACCACATCCCAGGGGGCTCCTGAAGTCAGCTGAGAACTGCCAGCCCCCGCTGGACTCACCTGGCCATCCTCCAGAAGCACCGTCTGATTCTTCAGGTCTATCCCGACCACCAGGCCCTGCCTGAAGTTTTCCTTGAAGGTCACCGAGTAGGAAATGAATGTCTTTTTGGCAAAccctggggaaaggagagaaaggaggtcGCGGTTTAAAGCTGGGCTGCCCACAGGAGGCCAGAATAACTCAGAACCCGTCCTGAGCTGCATCCCAACAGCGACACCCTTGGTTAAATGACCCCTGGGGAGCCACTACCCCCTAAAGCACCCACTCTGAGCCCCAGGTCCTCAAGGAAGCTCACACTCTGACTTCTGGGGCCTTCATGTGGTAGCTGCTTAAGGGCAGGGACTTAAGATTCCCCAGAACGTGTCAATGGTGGAATCTGGGCACCTTGCCGCAAAGGCAGAAAGCCACGCTCTGACCCGGTGGTGAGGCGGCACTATCACAAAGAACGCCCCAGAGAGGGCCCCTTACCGCTCTCCACGGAGGCCCGGAGGGCTGCCACGTTGTGGTGGAAGGAGTCCCTCATGTCCACCAGCACAAAGGGGACGCTCAGCGCCTGCAGCTGGCTGGCGGCGGCAATGCCGCCAAAGCCCCCACCCACGACCACGACCTGCACGGCTCCTGTGTCCATCGAGACCTGGGACCCCATCCTGGGCCGCACACTGCTGGATAGGAGGAAAGACCACGTCAGATTCAGGGGGGCTCACGGCTGAGAAGGCAGAGGTGGGCCCACAGCAAAAAAGGGCTCGAATGCCAAGACTTGATCTTCTGAAAGCATGCAATCACCTTTCAATGAAACTCcaatttttgtaaaatttgaattaaattccAAAGGAACAAGGGTTATCCTAATTCCATCTcatcctcccagccccccagttCCCTTCTTCAAGGCATCTACTGTTACCAAGTTTATATGAATCCTTCCAGAGACATTCTGTGCACCTACAaccatgattattttttttttgcacatattAAACAACTATTTTGCACTTATTTTCACTCATTAatatattcattcactcacttataTAAGTTAATGAGCCTCTTGCTCTTCAATGTGTTCTGTGCTGAGGATGTCGTAgtcagagacagacagaaagataAGGCTCAGCCCTTGTAAGGGAGGATTTCAAACTCAAAGGGCCAGTGGACGATGTAGGAAGCTGGGTAGGTGCACAGTAATGAGAAACAGTGGGTATACCTCTGGGGAACTGGTAAGCAGAGGCCACAATAAAGGAGCTAACATAATTCTTTAAGGACCACACTAAGCCAACAGGGACCAGATTCCACCCAGCTCACAGGTCACCAACCTCAGCCCCAGGTCTAAGGAGATCAGTTGGCCAGGAAGACAACCAGTCTATAAAACAGACTGCAGTGAGAGGCCATAACAGTGGGATCAGGAGGAGGGGGCTGCTGGAACAGAAGGGGTACAAAGGAACTGCAGGATGACATCCCCCAGGAgagagggggcaggaagaaaTCTCTGCTGAGAGGACAAACAGTGCTGGTTAAGGACCAAGGAGGAAGTCTGCGGGTGAGAAAGAGGCTGGAGATGTgctattcatgagggctccaggGAGAGGGGCAGGCAATACAAGGCCCTACTTGATGTCCAGGAAAGGAGACCTGCAATCAAAGAGAGCATCTGCAAGGAAAGAGGGCCAGGTCTGCAGGCCAAGTGTGGcccaggctcacacacacacacgtgagtgCGACAAGGAAGCAAACAGACAGCAAGCTGCCAATAAGCGATGCAGAAGCACGTTCCAGCCCGCCTGGTACCCTCTCAGGCAGCACTGCAGGTAACTGGAAGGCCACCACTCTGTCCTGCATCATCTGTGTGGTCTGGGGCACAAcacctcccctctctgggccttcatTTACCCTCTGTAATGGGAGGGGCCAGCCCGCAATGTCCTTAAACAGTAGTTTTCCAAGATACAGTGGTCCCCAGATCTTTCCACACTTATGGGGGCAGTTTATGGTTGGACCTCCAGGCACTGTTGCCATTGGTATTCAAATACACACTAACATCTCCTCTGGGGAAGTAAAAAGCTGGGTGACGGAGGGCAGATCTGGCATAGGAGATTGGAGGGAATTTAACTTTGCCTCTCATTGACTAAATGGAGCCCAATGTGTTGAAACTTATGCATTCTACCATTTTTcttaattacaatttttttttattgaaggagaaatatcagtaacctcagatatgcagatgacaccacccttctggcagaaagtgaagaactaaagagcctcttgatgaaagtgaaagaggagagtgaaaaagttggcttaaagctcaacattcagaaaactaagatcatggcatatggtcccatcacttcatgggacatagatggggaaacagcggaaacagtggctgactttatttttctgggctccaaaatcactgcagatggtgactgcagccatgaaatcaaaagacacttactccttggaagggaagttatgaccaacctagacagcatattaaaaagcagagacattactttgccaacaaagatccatctagtcaaggctatggtttttccagtggtcatgtatgggtgtgagagttggactgtgaagaaagctgagcgcagaagaattgatgcttttgaactatggtgttggagaagactcttgagagtcccttggactgcaaggagatacaaccagtccatcctaaaggagatcaatcctgggtgttcattggaaggactgatgttgaagctgaaagtccaatactttggccacctgatgggaagagctgactcatttgaaaagaccctgatgctgggaaagattgagggcagaaggagaagaggatgacagaggatgaaatggttgaatggcatcaccgactcaatggatatgagtttcggTAAACtgtaggaattggtgatggacagggaggcctagcgtgttgcagttcatggggtcgcgtagtcggacacaattgagcgactgaactgaaatgagttgctttacaacattttATTGGCCtctgccatatgtcaacatgaatcagttttacaaatgagaaactgaCAGGGCTGAGACCAAAACAAGCTCCCCAGCCGGTATTGTCACTTTTGCGGTCCCAGGCCCTCAGAAAGGTTATCCAGATATAGCCTGAGGAGTGTTTATCAGGCTGAATCTGCCAGCTGGGCCAGGACCCAAGAGGCCCCCAGGGACCAGCCAGGGACAGAAGCAGACACCAGAAGCTGAACAGGGCCTGGGAATGTGGCAGGCGGTCAGGCAGGCTATGGAAGGGGCACATTTCATCTGCCCCCTTCAACATGGCCCCCTCTGTGCCAGCCTGCCCTTGGGGCCAGCAGCCAGTGAGGAGGTCAGAGAACCACCCAGAGAGCTCTGCTTCCAAAGCCAGGAGGGTCATAGGACTAAGAGAGGCTACCAGCTTGTTGGGGAGAGGGGTCCACCATAGACCACCCAGGGGAGCTTGAACTGGAGCCTTGAAAAACAGCTGGGGCCAGGGGCCTTCATCACAGAGGAAATAGCTTAGGCCAAGAAGTCCAGTGGCAGGAAGGGAGGGGGTGTGAAGGGTTCAAGGAACAGGTTTGGGCAGCCAGGAAAGCAGGTGACAGGAGCCAGCACACACAGAGGACTGTCATGTCAGACCGGTGTCTGGGCCTACAGGCTTCCCTGAGGTCCTCACAGGGAAGAAAGCCCCGTGAGCCCAGCACAGGCTGGACGGGCAGTGGGTTAGTCAAAGGAGCTGAACTCCTGATCCCTCAGTGCCCCTGGGATCATTCACTGGTTCCCCGGAGAGCAAATCCTGGCCTCACCCAACTAGGCACAGCCCTCGATAAATGTGAACTGATTCTCTAGTTGTCCAGGTGCAGAGTGTGGGGCCTGAGCACACACCCAGGCCCAGGAAGGGTTGCCAGAGccgggttggggaggggaggcgTTTCTTAGCCACAAGCTGCCTGAGGCCCCTCTCCTGGAATccgccctcctctctcctccactgaCCCCTGACACACCCACTCGCAGACTGGGGGCCTGGCGGCGCTCCAGCCCATTCCACCCTTTCTCCTCAGCAGCCTCCCTTGCCCAACACTCTTGGACACCCGCCTCTCCCTTGGCTCGTCTGATGCCAATTCTCACCTGGCACGGGGGTGCCAAGGACAACTGCACTCCCCTCTGATCAGCCCTGACCTACTTCACCCACCAGACACCTAAACCCTTGGCTTAAGTCACGAATCTGCACTCCCAGGCACACACCTGTAGATGCTCAGAAAGCAAGTGTGCAATTGGTGATGTTGAATTATAGGTTCTAACATAGTAGCAGTGCTGGGCAAACAGCCTCAACCAATGGGCAACTCCATCAGTGG from Muntiacus reevesi chromosome 2, mMunRee1.1, whole genome shotgun sequence harbors:
- the AIFM2 gene encoding ferroptosis suppressor protein 1 gives rise to the protein MGSQVSMDTGAVQVVVVGGGFGGIAAASQLQALSVPFVLVDMRDSFHHNVAALRASVESGFAKKTFISYSVTFKENFRQGLVVGIDLKNQTVLLEDGQALPFSHLILATGSTGLFPGKFNQVSSQQMAIQAYENMVMQVQRSQSIVVVGGGSAGVEMAAEIKTEYPEKEVTLIHSQTALADPELLPCVRQEVKEILLRKGVQLLMSERVSNLEALPVNEYCECIKVQTDKGTEVAANLVIVCNGIKINSAAYRSAFGDRLAGNGALRVNEYLQVEGYSHIYAIGDCADVREPKMAYHASLHANVAVANIVNSMKQRPLKSYKPGSLTFLLAMGRNDGVGQISGFYVGRLMVRLAKSRDLLVSTSWKTMKQSPP